Proteins from a genomic interval of Ramlibacter algicola:
- the atpB gene encoding F0F1 ATP synthase subunit A, translated as MAAADNAAQHAPTAGEYIVHHLTFLQNKKPANVVDFTVFNWDSLFWAILLGVVTCFFLWKAARKSTAGVPGRFQAAVEILVEMVDSQAKGIVHNATSRKFVCPLALTVFIWIVLMNTMDLLPVDLVPAIWAQIYGAAGHDPEHAFMRVVPTADLSISMGLSVSVLLVCLFYNLKVKGVGGWVHELFTAPFGNHWALYPFNFAMQIIEFIAKTVSHGMRLFGNMYAGELIFLLIALMGGAFGSLGIGGSLALAIGHIIAGSAWAIFHILIIVLQAFVFMMLTLVYVGQAHDAH; from the coding sequence ATGGCCGCCGCAGACAACGCCGCTCAGCACGCTCCCACCGCTGGCGAGTACATCGTCCACCACCTCACCTTCCTGCAGAACAAGAAGCCGGCCAACGTCGTCGACTTCACCGTCTTCAACTGGGACTCGCTGTTCTGGGCGATCCTGCTGGGGGTGGTGACCTGCTTCTTCCTGTGGAAGGCGGCGCGCAAGTCCACCGCCGGCGTGCCGGGCCGCTTCCAGGCCGCCGTGGAAATCCTGGTGGAGATGGTCGACTCGCAGGCCAAGGGCATCGTGCACAACGCCACCAGCCGCAAGTTCGTCTGCCCGCTGGCGCTGACGGTGTTCATCTGGATCGTCCTGATGAACACGATGGACCTGCTGCCGGTGGACTTGGTGCCCGCCATCTGGGCCCAGATCTACGGCGCCGCCGGCCACGACCCGGAGCACGCGTTCATGCGCGTGGTGCCCACCGCCGACCTGTCGATCTCGATGGGCCTGTCGGTCTCGGTGCTGCTGGTCTGCCTGTTCTACAACCTGAAGGTCAAGGGCGTGGGCGGCTGGGTGCACGAGCTGTTCACCGCGCCGTTCGGCAACCACTGGGCGCTGTACCCGTTCAACTTCGCGATGCAGATCATCGAGTTCATCGCGAAGACCGTCTCGCACGGCATGCGGCTGTTCGGCAACATGTACGCCGGCGAACTGATCTTCCTGCTGATCGCCCTCATGGGCGGCGCGTTCGGCTCGCTGGGCATCGGCGGTTCGCTGGCGCTGGCCATCGGCCACATCATCGCCGGCTCGGCCTGGGCGATCTTCCACATCCTGATCATCGTGCTGCAGGCCTTCGTCTTCATGATGCTGACGCTGGTCTACGTCGGCCAGGCCCACGACGCGCACTGA
- a CDS encoding ATP synthase subunit I, producing MKLDAEQARRLREQHPPVSPWWVVAGQAVVGLVAALVAWIATGRPSAGWSAGYGALSVMIPAAVFARGLTGRFSSLNAGTAAFGFLVWEMVKIALTVAMLVAAPGLVRELSWPALLVGLVLAMKVYWVALAFAPRKRPPTKN from the coding sequence GTGAAGCTGGACGCCGAACAGGCGCGCCGGCTGCGCGAACAGCATCCGCCAGTGTCCCCCTGGTGGGTGGTGGCGGGGCAGGCGGTGGTGGGCCTGGTCGCGGCACTCGTGGCCTGGATCGCCACCGGAAGGCCAAGCGCTGGATGGTCCGCCGGTTACGGCGCGCTGTCCGTGATGATCCCCGCCGCGGTGTTCGCGCGGGGGCTCACGGGCCGATTCTCCTCGCTCAACGCCGGCACGGCGGCCTTCGGGTTCCTCGTGTGGGAGATGGTCAAGATCGCCTTGACGGTGGCCATGTTGGTGGCCGCGCCAGGGCTGGTGCGTGAGCTCAGCTGGCCCGCCTTGCTGGTGGGGCTGGTGCTCGCGATGAAGGTGTACTGGGTGGCGCTCGCGTTCGCACCGCGCAAGCGTCCCCCGACGAAGAACTGA
- a CDS encoding MBL fold metallo-hydrolase: MTPRTLSTLVLPAALLAGCAAPAPDAPDSGKPHHTRAGFRNPDATGPIDKPLSALLRWRYAALRDGLPPPPEAPTPRIAPDLAALRANTSPGKPSVTWIGHASTLVQSGGLNILTDPVFSERASPVQFAGPKRAQPPGIALADLPPIDLVLVSHNHYDHLDRESVVELARRGGERTLFVVPLGLKAWMARQGITNVVELDWWDVHTVRGVPVQLVPVQHWSARTLGDRNRTLWGGWLVRAPDLHWYFSGDTGYAGHFRQTRERSGPVDLALLAIGAYEPRWFMKEQHMDPAEAVQAHKDLGARQSIGIHWGTFELTDEALDQPPRDLARARDAAGVAAQDFGVMAIGQTRWLPARNARQSLP, encoded by the coding sequence ATGACGCCCCGCACGCTCTCGACCCTCGTGCTGCCCGCGGCACTGCTCGCCGGCTGTGCCGCCCCTGCGCCAGATGCCCCGGACTCGGGCAAGCCGCACCACACCCGGGCCGGCTTCCGCAACCCGGACGCCACCGGCCCGATCGACAAGCCGCTGTCCGCATTGCTGCGTTGGCGATACGCCGCACTGCGCGACGGGCTGCCGCCGCCGCCGGAGGCTCCGACGCCCCGCATCGCACCGGACCTGGCCGCGCTGCGCGCGAACACGTCGCCGGGCAAGCCCTCGGTCACGTGGATCGGCCACGCGAGCACGCTGGTGCAGTCCGGGGGCCTCAACATCCTCACCGACCCCGTCTTCAGCGAGCGCGCCTCGCCGGTGCAGTTCGCCGGCCCGAAACGGGCGCAGCCGCCGGGCATCGCGCTGGCCGACCTGCCGCCGATCGACCTGGTGCTGGTCTCGCACAACCACTACGACCACCTGGACCGCGAGAGCGTCGTCGAACTCGCGCGGCGCGGCGGCGAGCGCACGCTCTTCGTGGTGCCGCTGGGGCTGAAGGCCTGGATGGCGCGGCAGGGCATCACCAACGTGGTCGAACTGGACTGGTGGGACGTGCACACCGTGCGCGGCGTGCCGGTGCAGCTGGTGCCGGTGCAGCACTGGTCGGCGCGCACGCTGGGCGATCGCAACAGGACGCTGTGGGGCGGCTGGCTCGTGCGCGCGCCGGACCTGCACTGGTATTTCTCGGGCGACACCGGGTATGCCGGGCACTTCAGGCAGACGCGGGAGCGCAGCGGCCCGGTGGACCTGGCGCTGCTGGCGATCGGTGCGTACGAGCCGCGCTGGTTCATGAAGGAGCAGCACATGGATCCGGCGGAAGCCGTGCAGGCGCACAAGGACCTCGGCGCGCGGCAAAGCATCGGCATCCACTGGGGCACATTCGAGCTGACCGACGAGGCGCTGGACCAGCCCCCGCGCGACCTGGCGCGCGCCCGCGACGCCGCCGGTGTCGCGGCGCAGGACTTCGGTGTCATGGCCATCGGCCAGACGCGCTGGCTGCCGGCGCGCAACGCGCGACAATCGCTGCCATGA
- a CDS encoding D-amino acid aminotransferase — translation MTATTDKLQPLPCYLNGEFTNLREAKVSVMDRGFIFGDGVYEVVPVYNGKPFRFDEHLARLDRSLAELRMSNPMAKGDWRALVERLVGAYSRHAGTAVADTNQLVYIQITRGVAMRDHVIPVDVEPTVFALANRMALYSPEERARGFACVTADDFRWKKAHVKSTSLVGSVLARQMSADQGAIETVMFRDGMLSEAAASNVWVVKDGKVSGSPRDNLVLEGIRYGLIEQLCREAGVPFELRRIPRDEVLAADELLLSSATKEILPVVTLDGQPVGNGRPGPIYEKLYAGYQQAKQRS, via the coding sequence ATGACCGCCACCACCGACAAGCTCCAGCCGCTTCCTTGCTACCTGAACGGCGAATTCACCAACCTGCGCGAAGCGAAGGTGAGCGTGATGGACCGCGGCTTCATCTTCGGCGACGGCGTGTACGAAGTCGTGCCCGTCTACAACGGCAAGCCGTTCCGCTTCGACGAGCACCTGGCGCGCCTGGACCGCAGCCTGGCGGAGCTGCGCATGTCCAACCCGATGGCCAAGGGCGACTGGCGCGCTCTGGTCGAGCGCCTGGTCGGCGCCTATTCCCGGCACGCGGGCACCGCGGTGGCCGACACCAACCAGCTGGTCTACATCCAGATCACGCGCGGCGTCGCGATGCGCGACCACGTCATCCCCGTCGACGTCGAGCCCACCGTGTTCGCGCTCGCCAACCGCATGGCCCTGTACTCGCCCGAGGAGCGCGCCCGCGGCTTCGCGTGCGTGACGGCCGACGACTTCCGCTGGAAGAAGGCGCACGTCAAGAGCACCAGCCTCGTGGGGTCGGTGCTCGCGCGCCAGATGAGCGCCGACCAGGGCGCGATCGAGACCGTGATGTTCCGCGACGGCATGCTGTCCGAAGCGGCGGCGTCCAACGTGTGGGTGGTCAAGGACGGCAAGGTGTCCGGCTCGCCGCGCGACAACCTGGTGCTGGAAGGCATCCGCTACGGACTGATCGAGCAGCTGTGCCGCGAAGCTGGCGTGCCGTTCGAGCTGCGACGCATCCCGCGCGACGAGGTGCTGGCCGCCGATGAACTGCTGCTGTCGTCGGCCACCAAGGAAATCCTGCCGGTCGTCACGCTCGACGGCCAGCCGGTTGGAAACGGCCGGCCTGGCCCCATCTACGAGAAGCTGTATGCCGGCTACCAGCAAGCCAAGCAGCGCTCCTGA
- a CDS encoding YbeD family protein, with the protein MTQAPTPTPTPGDDPRKDSLIEYPSQFPIKVMGAKVDGFVHAVTSIAKRFDPGFDASTVELRDSKAGNYLGITITVTATSREQLDELYRTLTSHPMVKVVL; encoded by the coding sequence ATGACCCAAGCCCCGACTCCCACCCCCACCCCGGGCGACGATCCGCGCAAGGACTCGCTCATCGAATACCCGTCGCAATTCCCGATCAAGGTGATGGGCGCGAAGGTCGACGGCTTCGTGCACGCCGTCACCAGCATCGCCAAGCGCTTCGATCCCGGCTTCGATGCATCGACGGTCGAGCTGCGCGACAGCAAGGCCGGCAACTACCTGGGCATCACCATCACGGTGACGGCCACCAGCCGTGAGCAGCTCGACGAGCTGTACCGCACCCTGACCTCCCACCCGATGGTGAAGGTCGTCCTGTAG
- the lipB gene encoding lipoyl(octanoyl) transferase LipB, whose protein sequence is MRTQVLGRVDYLPTYEAMRAFTDARSPGTDDELWLCEHPPVFTQGLAGKAEHVLAPGDIPVVATNRGGQVTYHGPGQVVAYPLLDLHRRGYFVKEYVFRLEEAVLRTLAECGVTGHRVTGAPGIYVRLDDPFSHRRLDAPPPQPSPDGRGSNAFEGLGKIAALGVKVSRHCTYHGLALNVAMDLQPFSRIHPCGYAGLATVDLSTIGVSTTWDEAAQRLGHHLHALLT, encoded by the coding sequence ATGCGCACGCAGGTGCTCGGGCGGGTCGACTACCTGCCCACCTACGAGGCGATGCGCGCGTTCACGGACGCGCGCAGCCCTGGCACCGACGACGAGCTCTGGCTGTGCGAGCACCCGCCCGTGTTCACGCAGGGCCTGGCCGGCAAGGCGGAACACGTGCTGGCGCCGGGCGACATCCCCGTGGTCGCCACCAACCGCGGCGGCCAGGTCACGTACCACGGGCCTGGCCAGGTGGTCGCCTACCCGCTCCTGGACTTGCACCGCCGCGGCTACTTCGTCAAGGAATACGTGTTCCGTCTCGAGGAAGCGGTGCTGCGCACGCTCGCCGAGTGCGGCGTCACCGGCCATCGCGTCACCGGCGCGCCGGGCATCTACGTGCGGCTGGACGATCCGTTCTCGCACCGGCGCCTCGATGCGCCCCCACCCCAGCCCTCCCCCGATGGGAGAGGGAGCAATGCGTTCGAGGGCTTGGGCAAGATCGCGGCGCTGGGCGTGAAGGTGAGCCGCCACTGCACCTACCACGGGCTGGCGCTGAACGTGGCGATGGACCTGCAACCCTTCTCGCGCATCCACCCCTGCGGCTATGCCGGGCTCGCGACGGTGGACCTTTCTACAATCGGCGTCTCCACCACCTGGGACGAAGCAGCGCAGCGGCTGGGACACCACCTGCACGCGTTGCTCACCTGA
- the lipA gene encoding lipoyl synthase: MSTSPVVREAQDTATYDATAKQKAAAKLSRIPVKVEQHEILRKPDWIRVRAGSPTTRFYEIKQILREHNLHTVCEEASCPNIGECFGKGTATFMIMGDKCTRRCPFCDVGHGRPNPLDVSEPENLAKTIAALKLKYVVITSVDRDDLRDGGAGHFVECIRKTRELSPQTTIEVLVPDFRGRDDRALEILKAAPPDVMNHNLETIPRLYKQARPGSDYQFSLNLLKKFKALFPHIPTKSGLMVGLGEEDDEILEVMRDMRAHGIDMLTIGQYLAPSTSHLPVKRYVHPETFKMFEAKAYEMGFTHAAVGAMVRSSYHADQQAHAAGVGTA, from the coding sequence ATGAGCACCAGCCCCGTCGTCCGCGAGGCGCAGGACACCGCGACCTACGACGCCACCGCCAAGCAGAAGGCGGCCGCGAAGCTCTCGCGCATCCCGGTCAAGGTGGAACAGCACGAGATCCTGCGCAAGCCCGACTGGATCCGCGTGCGCGCCGGCTCGCCGACCACGCGCTTCTACGAGATCAAGCAGATCCTGCGCGAGCACAACCTGCACACGGTGTGCGAGGAAGCGTCCTGCCCCAACATCGGCGAGTGCTTCGGCAAGGGCACGGCCACGTTCATGATCATGGGCGACAAGTGCACGCGCCGCTGCCCGTTCTGCGACGTGGGCCACGGCCGCCCCAACCCGCTGGACGTGAGCGAGCCCGAGAACCTGGCCAAGACCATCGCGGCGCTGAAGCTGAAGTACGTCGTGATCACCAGCGTCGACCGCGATGACCTGCGCGACGGCGGTGCCGGCCACTTCGTCGAGTGCATCCGCAAGACGCGCGAGCTGTCGCCGCAGACCACCATCGAAGTACTGGTGCCGGACTTCCGCGGCCGCGACGACCGCGCGCTGGAGATCCTGAAGGCCGCGCCGCCGGACGTGATGAACCACAACCTGGAGACGATCCCGCGCCTGTACAAGCAGGCCCGGCCCGGCTCGGACTACCAGTTCAGCCTGAACCTGCTGAAGAAGTTCAAGGCGCTGTTTCCGCACATCCCGACCAAGAGCGGCCTGATGGTCGGCCTGGGCGAAGAGGACGACGAGATCCTCGAGGTCATGCGCGACATGCGCGCGCACGGCATCGACATGCTCACCATCGGCCAGTACCTCGCGCCGTCGACGTCGCACCTTCCCGTCAAACGCTACGTGCACCCGGAGACGTTCAAGATGTTCGAGGCCAAGGCCTACGAGATGGGCTTCACGCACGCGGCCGTCGGCGCCATGGTGCGTTCCAGCTACCACGCGGACCAGCAAGCCCACGCGGCCGGCGTCGGCACCGCCTGA
- a CDS encoding DMT family transporter — protein MQANLLALGAIALWAGLAALGTQLAHIPPFLLTGLALVIGSVPAWPLVRHWRVPASTLALGVCGLFGYHFLLFIALRSAPAVEANLVNYLWPLLIVVLAPVLLPGMHLRGTHVVGALLGFAGAAVAILGARDANSAAGWSWGYLPALGAAVMWSTYSLLTRRVAAFPTAAIGLFGLVSGLLSLACHVALEPAAQLGTRDWLLLTVMGLGPLGAAFFLWDAALKRGDPRQLGVLSYITPLASTALLLAVTGRGVSASIGLATALIVGGAVLGTRQREPVTTAA, from the coding sequence ATGCAGGCCAACCTGCTCGCCCTGGGCGCGATCGCGCTGTGGGCCGGGTTGGCGGCGCTGGGCACGCAACTCGCCCACATCCCCCCGTTCCTGCTGACAGGGCTCGCGCTCGTGATCGGCAGCGTGCCCGCGTGGCCGCTGGTTCGCCACTGGCGCGTGCCGGCCTCGACGCTCGCGCTGGGCGTCTGCGGCTTGTTCGGCTACCACTTCCTGCTGTTCATCGCGTTGCGCTCGGCGCCCGCCGTCGAAGCGAACCTGGTGAACTACCTGTGGCCGCTGCTGATCGTGGTGCTCGCGCCCGTGCTGCTGCCGGGCATGCACCTGCGCGGCACGCACGTCGTCGGCGCCTTGCTCGGCTTCGCGGGGGCTGCCGTGGCGATCCTGGGAGCGCGCGATGCGAACAGCGCGGCGGGCTGGTCATGGGGCTACCTGCCCGCGTTGGGTGCCGCCGTCATGTGGTCGACGTACTCGCTGCTCACGCGCCGCGTGGCGGCGTTCCCGACAGCGGCGATCGGCCTGTTCGGCCTGGTGTCGGGCCTGCTCTCGCTGGCATGCCACGTCGCGCTCGAGCCGGCGGCGCAACTCGGCACACGCGACTGGCTGCTGCTGACCGTGATGGGCCTGGGCCCGCTCGGCGCGGCGTTCTTCCTGTGGGACGCGGCGCTCAAGCGCGGCGACCCGCGCCAGCTCGGCGTGCTGAGCTACATCACGCCGCTGGCGTCGACCGCGCTGCTGCTGGCCGTCACCGGGCGCGGCGTGAGCGCGTCGATCGGGCTAGCCACGGCGCTCATCGTCGGCGGCGCGGTGCTCGGCACGCGGCAGCGCGAGCCGGTCACCACTGCGGCTTGA
- a CDS encoding aldose 1-epimerase: protein MHETIEVARALREGTHPLLQLQAGELRAAITPEVGGSLASFSREWKDGGRTRELHWLRPASDEGLANRNPLAMASFPLVPYCNRIRGGRAHFGDRDVHAPPNHPAEDSPHPLHGIGWQRAWVVEVEAAAEVILRLEVPAGPAWPWAFSARQAYVLSPDRLEIAIAVRNEDTVPMPVGIGHHPYFPHEPGTRLATQTRAIWEADDEVMPTRLDGSSAVVRQLREGADLSQLHTDNNFTGWSREARIDWPASDHGPERSLVMTAEAPLDFFVLYRQRGYDYFCAEPVSQCTDWLNLQDRYATVDLGGAVLAPGQGIAARFWLKPQW from the coding sequence ATGCACGAGACGATCGAAGTGGCGCGCGCGTTGCGCGAAGGCACGCACCCGTTGCTGCAGTTGCAGGCGGGCGAATTGCGCGCGGCCATCACGCCGGAAGTCGGCGGCTCGCTCGCCAGCTTTTCGCGCGAGTGGAAGGACGGCGGCCGCACGCGCGAACTGCACTGGCTGCGCCCCGCGAGCGACGAGGGCCTGGCCAACCGCAACCCGCTCGCGATGGCGAGCTTCCCGCTGGTGCCCTACTGCAACCGCATCCGTGGCGGTCGTGCGCACTTCGGCGACCGCGACGTGCACGCGCCGCCCAACCATCCGGCCGAGGACTCCCCGCATCCCTTGCACGGCATCGGGTGGCAACGGGCCTGGGTCGTCGAGGTCGAGGCCGCGGCAGAAGTGATCCTGCGGCTGGAAGTGCCCGCGGGACCTGCGTGGCCGTGGGCGTTCTCGGCGCGCCAGGCTTACGTGTTGTCACCCGACCGGCTGGAGATCGCGATCGCCGTGCGCAACGAGGACACGGTGCCGATGCCGGTGGGCATCGGCCACCACCCGTACTTCCCGCATGAGCCAGGGACGCGGCTGGCCACGCAGACGCGCGCGATCTGGGAAGCGGACGACGAGGTGATGCCGACGCGCCTCGACGGGAGCAGCGCCGTCGTTCGCCAGTTGCGCGAAGGCGCCGACCTGTCGCAGCTGCACACCGACAACAACTTCACCGGCTGGTCGCGCGAGGCGCGCATCGACTGGCCCGCCAGCGACCACGGCCCCGAGCGCAGCCTGGTGATGACGGCGGAGGCGCCGCTGGACTTCTTCGTGCTGTACCGCCAGCGCGGCTACGACTACTTCTGCGCCGAACCGGTGAGCCAGTGCACCGACTGGCTGAATTTGCAGGACCGCTACGCGACTGTCGATCTCGGCGGCGCCGTGCTCGCGCCGGGCCAGGGCATCGCGGCGCGCTTCTGGCTCAAGCCGCAGTGGTGA
- a CDS encoding penicillin-binding protein 1A: MAAWHGVRAHPVLLLSLLPIAALVLAVAYVLALVPQTPDVSDMRKVREQRASVVLSADGQTLAVLRRANREWVPLASISPSVVQALLATEDQRFYDHHGLDVRRTIGAAWATLRGRLQGGSTITQQLARNLYPEDIGRAPTVERKVKEAITAVKIEKAYSKDEILETYLNTVPFLYNAYGIEAAARTYYGRSARELDVLQSATLVGMLKGTTYYNPVLNPERARARRNTVLGQLARTGRLDAEQLASLRQSPLHLDFEQQQEDLGPAPHFVAQVRRWLLEWADRNGYDVYSDGLVVRTTLDMRAQQMATRAVQAQSERLQKQVDAMWSGKRGWAAQRTLVDTFIRESEAFRAARAKGEGEAEALARLRADPEFMHALREDKTRIQAGFVAIEPGTGFVRAWVGSRDFALDQFDHVAQARRQPGSTFKPFVYATAFLQGSRPGDVLFDEVTEYQVGPGEVWRPTDIGEPTGQPMTLRDALALSKNTITAQVTQQVGPANVADVARAMGVRDSRLTPVMSLGLGTSPVTLREIVSAYGTIANSGRYVPPMFIARVEDKKGRLLQAFDPAVAEPVLPTAPNAVLLDAMRGVIDRGTATAVRTRYGLQGDLAGKTGTTQDNTDGWFVLMQPQLIAGSWVGFNDSRLTMQDAWGQGARSALPMVAEFYRDAFKAKLLDAKAKFPRLTDPEIAAEIAAWWGTVTPQEPLQEVAALPALGSPTVVEPVIVSPPTSSEFWAPGTPDPSWRAPRALVAPSVREAAPPVAAIVVPPAPAARPAERALVREASGAGPAPPPAVQFDPNRTREIGW, encoded by the coding sequence GTGGCGGCCTGGCACGGCGTCCGCGCCCACCCCGTCCTGCTGCTGTCGCTGCTGCCCATCGCAGCGCTGGTGCTGGCGGTCGCGTACGTGCTCGCCCTGGTGCCGCAGACCCCCGACGTGTCGGACATGCGCAAGGTGCGCGAGCAGCGCGCGAGCGTCGTGCTGTCCGCCGATGGCCAGACGCTCGCCGTGCTGCGGCGCGCCAACCGCGAGTGGGTGCCGCTGGCCTCGATCTCGCCTTCCGTCGTGCAAGCGCTGCTGGCCACCGAGGACCAGCGCTTCTACGACCACCACGGGCTCGACGTGCGCCGCACGATCGGCGCCGCGTGGGCCACGCTGCGCGGTCGCCTGCAGGGCGGCTCGACCATCACGCAGCAGCTGGCGCGCAACCTCTACCCCGAGGACATCGGCCGCGCGCCGACCGTCGAGCGCAAGGTGAAGGAAGCCATCACGGCGGTGAAGATCGAGAAGGCGTACTCGAAGGACGAGATCCTCGAGACCTACCTCAACACGGTGCCGTTCCTCTACAACGCGTACGGCATCGAGGCCGCGGCGCGCACCTACTACGGCCGCTCGGCCCGCGAGCTCGACGTGCTGCAGAGCGCCACGCTGGTCGGCATGCTCAAGGGCACCACCTACTACAACCCCGTGCTCAACCCGGAGCGCGCCCGCGCCCGGCGCAACACGGTGCTGGGCCAGCTCGCGCGCACCGGGCGCCTGGATGCCGAGCAGCTGGCGAGCCTGCGCCAGTCGCCGCTGCACCTGGACTTCGAGCAGCAGCAGGAAGACCTGGGTCCCGCGCCGCACTTCGTCGCGCAGGTGCGGCGCTGGCTGCTCGAGTGGGCCGACCGCAATGGTTACGACGTCTACTCCGACGGGCTGGTCGTGCGCACGACGCTGGACATGCGCGCGCAGCAGATGGCGACCCGGGCCGTGCAGGCGCAATCCGAGCGGCTGCAGAAGCAGGTCGACGCGATGTGGTCCGGCAAGCGCGGCTGGGCCGCGCAGCGGACGCTGGTCGACACCTTCATCCGCGAGAGCGAGGCGTTCCGCGCGGCCCGCGCGAAGGGCGAGGGCGAAGCAGAGGCGCTGGCCCGGCTGCGTGCCGACCCGGAGTTCATGCACGCCCTGCGCGAAGACAAGACGCGCATCCAGGCCGGCTTCGTCGCCATCGAGCCGGGCACCGGTTTCGTGCGCGCCTGGGTGGGCAGCCGCGACTTCGCGCTGGACCAGTTCGACCACGTCGCGCAGGCGCGCCGCCAGCCCGGCTCGACGTTCAAGCCCTTCGTGTACGCCACCGCGTTCCTGCAAGGCTCGCGGCCCGGCGACGTGCTGTTCGACGAGGTCACCGAGTACCAGGTGGGCCCGGGCGAGGTCTGGCGGCCCACCGACATCGGCGAGCCCACCGGCCAGCCCATGACGCTGCGCGACGCGCTCGCGCTGTCGAAGAACACGATCACGGCGCAGGTCACGCAGCAGGTCGGCCCTGCCAACGTCGCCGACGTCGCGCGCGCCATGGGCGTTCGCGACAGCAGGCTCACGCCGGTGATGTCGCTGGGCCTGGGCACGAGCCCGGTGACGCTGCGCGAAATCGTCAGCGCCTACGGCACCATCGCGAACAGCGGCCGCTACGTGCCGCCCATGTTCATCGCGCGGGTCGAGGACAAGAAGGGGCGCCTGCTGCAGGCGTTCGATCCCGCCGTCGCGGAACCCGTCCTGCCGACTGCGCCGAACGCCGTCTTGCTGGACGCGATGCGTGGCGTGATCGACCGCGGCACGGCCACCGCCGTCCGCACGCGCTACGGCCTGCAAGGCGACCTGGCCGGCAAGACCGGCACCACGCAGGACAACACCGACGGCTGGTTCGTGCTGATGCAGCCGCAACTGATCGCGGGCAGCTGGGTCGGCTTCAACGACAGCCGCCTCACGATGCAGGACGCGTGGGGACAGGGGGCACGTAGTGCGCTGCCCATGGTGGCCGAGTTCTACCGCGACGCGTTCAAGGCCAAGCTGCTCGACGCCAAGGCGAAGTTCCCGCGGCTGACGGACCCGGAGATCGCCGCCGAGATCGCGGCGTGGTGGGGAACGGTGACGCCGCAGGAGCCGCTGCAGGAAGTGGCCGCGCTGCCGGCGCTGGGCTCGCCGACGGTGGTCGAGCCGGTGATCGTGTCGCCGCCGACGTCGTCGGAGTTCTGGGCGCCCGGAACGCCGGACCCGAGCTGGCGAGCACCGCGCGCCCTGGTGGCGCCCTCGGTGCGCGAAGCCGCGCCACCCGTGGCCGCGATCGTGGTGCCGCCTGCCCCGGCGGCCCGCCCGGCGGAACGTGCCCTCGTGCGCGAAGCCAGTGGCGCCGGCCCGGCACCGCCGCCCGCCGTGCAGTTCGATCCGAACCGCACACGCGAAATCGGCTGGTAG